In a genomic window of Candidatus Schekmanbacteria bacterium RIFCSPLOWO2_02_FULL_38_14:
- a CDS encoding GTP cyclohydrolase I FolE produces MEKLIRKILAGIGENPNRQGLKKTPARVHKTLKFLTKGYREDPKKIFEGAIFKENYEEMILLKGIDIYSLCEHHLLPFFGKCHVAYIPRKKLVGLSKIAKLVEVYSRRLQVQERLTNQIAKTLEEELDPLGVAVVIEAQHLCMIMRGVEKQNSVAVTSSMLGGFRRPETRAEFMNLIK; encoded by the coding sequence ATGGAAAAATTAATAAGAAAGATACTTGCTGGAATCGGTGAAAACCCTAACAGGCAGGGCCTTAAAAAGACTCCGGCCCGTGTTCATAAAACACTTAAATTCCTGACAAAAGGGTATAGAGAAGACCCAAAGAAAATATTTGAGGGAGCAATTTTTAAAGAAAATTACGAAGAGATGATACTTCTGAAAGGAATAGATATCTACAGCCTTTGCGAACATCATCTTCTTCCTTTTTTCGGCAAATGCCATGTTGCCTATATTCCAAGAAAAAAACTTGTTGGGCTGAGCAAAATTGCAAAACTTGTTGAGGTGTATTCAAGGAGGCTTCAGGTTCAGGAACGGCTTACCAACCAGATTGCAAAGACTCTTGAAGAGGAACTTGACCCATTGGGAGTCGCTGTTGTCATTGAAGCCCAGCACCTGTGCATGATAATGCGGGGGGTTGAAAAACAAAACTCTGTTGCTGTTACAAGTTCGATGCTTGGAGGATTCAGAAGGCCTGAAACGAGGGCTGAGTTTATGAACTTAATTAAATAA
- a CDS encoding dCTP deaminase → MSIKPDHWIIRMAEEKGMISPFEKKLIRNGNISYGLSSYGYDMRISDEFKIFTNINIATIDPKNFSSDSFVDFKGEVCIIPPNSFVLGRSVEYFKIPRDVLAICFGKSTYARCGIIVNVTPFEPEWEGYVTIEISNTTQLPAKIYANEGIAQVIFLQSDEECLVSYADRKGKYQAQKEIILPKV, encoded by the coding sequence ATGTCTATAAAACCTGACCACTGGATAATTCGCATGGCTGAAGAGAAGGGAATGATCAGCCCTTTTGAGAAAAAACTAATCAGAAATGGGAATATTTCTTATGGCCTTTCTTCTTATGGATATGATATGAGGATTTCAGACGAATTCAAGATATTTACAAATATAAACATCGCAACTATTGATCCAAAGAATTTCAGTTCTGATTCATTTGTGGATTTCAAAGGGGAAGTCTGTATTATCCCTCCAAACTCCTTTGTGCTTGGCAGATCAGTTGAATATTTTAAAATACCAAGAGATGTTCTAGCAATCTGCTTTGGAAAATCCACTTATGCCAGATGCGGGATAATAGTAAATGTGACACCATTTGAGCCAGAGTGGGAAGGCTATGTTACAATAGAAATTTCAAACACAACACAACTGCCTGCCAAAATATATGCCAATGAGGGGATTGCACAGGTAATTTTTCTTCAGAGTGATGAGGAGTGTCTTGTATCCTATGCAGACAGAAAAGGGAAATATCAGGCACAGAAGGAAATAATTCTGCCAAAAGTATAG